In Melanotaenia boesemani isolate fMelBoe1 chromosome 18, fMelBoe1.pri, whole genome shotgun sequence, the following proteins share a genomic window:
- the LOC121628616 gene encoding LOW QUALITY PROTEIN: sialic acid-binding Ig-like lectin 9 (The sequence of the model RefSeq protein was modified relative to this genomic sequence to represent the inferred CDS: deleted 3 bases in 2 codons), with translation MKEECGSFMAALSVNVVTVNMLLSVFFLSGVFAGCDRNPHLFITAPKEMEALSGSCLQIPCSFSVKTGNKLDNSGSIYGVWMKTGVNFPRTPSIVIFNSSKSENVYPVEIIGNLHQKNCTTLFSSLTTSHTDRYFFRIENKLFKATAECDPVNITVKDSPQRPRIEISGDVKDLKEKESVPITCSAFTPCPHSPPELTWNLQQDSHRQTEENTDGTFTTKIQQNITLSHTHDGYTITCSARYPVDGGQRVKTSETEETLSVSYAPKDTSASISPSGLVSAGSWVKLSCSSRAKPPVSSFTWFKISTEGPVNVSEGPVHSFNAADGGIYYCVAANKLGNQKSQEIHLNIKDPSNSSAFITFGGIAVIIIPICLLVWFWRFKKRPTQQENQVGEH, from the exons atgaaggaggaatgTGGGAGTTTCATGGCGGCCCTGTCTGTGAACGTGGTGACAGTCAACATGTTACTGagtgtcttctttctttcag GTGTTTTTGCTGGTTGTGATAGGAACCCACATCTCTTCATCACTGCACCAAAGGAGATGGAAGCACTGAGTGGATCTTGTTTGCAAATCCCATGTAGCTTTAGtgttaaaacaggaaacaaacttGACAACTCAGGAAGTATCTATGGTGTGTGGATG AAAACTGGTGTGAATTTTCCTCGAACTCCAAGCATTGTTATTTTCAACAGCAGCAAGTCAGAAAACGTCTATCCAGTGGAAATTATTGGAAACCTGCATCAGAAAAACTGCACCACTTTGTTCTCTAGTTTAACCACAAGTCATACAGACAGATACTTCTTCAGGATTGAGAACAAACTGTTCAAGGCAACAGCTGAATGTGATCCTGTTAATATAACAGTTAAAG ATTCTCCTCAGAGACCCAGAATAGAAATCTCAGGTGATGTGAAGGACCTGAAGGAGAAGGAGTCTGTCCCTATAACCTGCTCAGCTTTCACTCCCTGTCCACACTCCCCTCCTGAACTCACCTGGAATCTCCAACAAGACTCTCACAgacaaacagaggaaaacacagatgGAACCTTTACAACTAAAATCCAGCAGAACAtcactctgtcacacacacatgatggaTACACCATCACATGTTCTGCCAGATATCCTGTGGATGGAGGACAACGTGTAAAGACATCAGAGACAGAAGAGACTCTCAGTGTTTCAT ATGCTCCTAAGGACACCTCagcatccatcagtccatcagGTTTGGTGTCAGCAGGTAGCTGGGtgaagctgagctgctccagcaGAGCCAAGCCTCCCGTCAGCAGCTTCACCTGGTTCAAGATCAGCACAGAGGGACCCGTTAATGTGTCTGAG GGACCGGTTCACAGCTTCAATGCAGCGGATGGAGGAatttattactgtgtggctGCAAATAAACTGGGAAACCAGAAGTCCCAAGAAATCCATCTTAATATTAAAG ACCCATCAAACAGCTCAGCGTTCATTACATTTGGAGGAATTGCTGTCATCATCATACCCATCTGCCTGCTTGTCTGGTTTTG GAGGTTTAAGAAACGTCCAACTCAACAAGAGAATCAGGTGGGTGAACATTAA